A single window of uncultured Pseudodesulfovibrio sp. DNA harbors:
- the flgL gene encoding flagellar hook-associated protein FlgL, with the protein MRVTQQMLFDRYVFNLNSSLTELMDLNVKAQTQKRINKPSDDPTGMTRILDHRDTLRSLEQYNENISTAKGWLGSADESLMQVSTILTRAKELAEQVATGTVDANNREQVSYEMRSLFEQLIGLANSDFEGKSIFAGHKVNDSAFKEIMWLTTNDEDFGTNADFTVNGSSESTVLVQYFDTTGATAVGGNMNLSDPNLGIRYSTDGGDTWQNDGTMTGNTLNLPQSGTSVTFANDPQIKVNHQTDPSVSDGTWMWIRPSVQYLGDDDDPPPQVDAMGPGSNQIKGSASGSFLDTNVTVRIDNTSAVTMDEDIEYSYSMDGGINWVTGNVAPADSTASNAVLSVANGGILTLSNAGSNVLEPGQQYVIRPRSAAIKLDVSSSEQVQVNSVGKDIFGGIYMDPDNILASNGSIVPLSSMSGSRVFHDSNGSKMGLTIQGDDEVSQNLFEVMGNLVAFAETNNQTGCQQSLANLKKVQEHVMNSVAEIGGRENRLTVSKGILDGLKLNEDSLISSIEDADVSELMTQLAQQQIVYESVLRSTSMIMQLNLGKFI; encoded by the coding sequence ATGCGCGTAACGCAACAAATGCTTTTTGACAGGTATGTCTTCAACTTGAATTCGTCGTTGACGGAGTTGATGGACCTGAACGTCAAGGCCCAGACCCAGAAACGGATCAATAAGCCGAGTGATGATCCCACTGGCATGACCCGAATTCTTGACCATCGTGATACTTTACGTTCTTTGGAACAGTATAACGAGAATATTTCCACAGCCAAGGGATGGCTTGGGAGCGCCGATGAATCGTTGATGCAGGTATCCACCATCCTGACTCGTGCCAAGGAACTTGCTGAACAGGTGGCAACCGGTACTGTTGACGCGAATAACCGTGAACAGGTTAGCTACGAAATGCGGTCCCTGTTCGAACAGTTGATCGGTCTCGCCAACTCTGACTTCGAAGGCAAATCTATTTTTGCCGGTCACAAGGTGAACGATTCTGCATTCAAAGAGATTATGTGGCTGACAACCAATGACGAGGACTTTGGCACCAATGCCGATTTCACGGTCAATGGTTCTTCCGAGTCAACAGTCCTTGTACAATATTTTGATACGACTGGCGCTACGGCTGTTGGCGGCAATATGAATTTGTCTGATCCCAACCTTGGCATTCGATATTCCACCGATGGTGGTGATACGTGGCAGAACGATGGAACCATGACAGGCAACACCTTGAATCTGCCTCAGAGTGGCACCAGTGTGACTTTTGCCAATGATCCGCAGATCAAGGTCAACCATCAGACTGATCCTTCTGTTTCGGATGGCACCTGGATGTGGATACGTCCTTCGGTGCAGTATTTGGGTGATGATGACGATCCGCCGCCACAGGTTGATGCGATGGGGCCGGGGTCAAATCAAATCAAGGGAAGTGCTTCCGGTTCATTCCTTGATACCAATGTAACGGTTCGTATTGATAATACGTCAGCCGTGACAATGGATGAAGATATAGAATATTCCTACAGCATGGACGGCGGTATCAATTGGGTGACCGGCAATGTGGCCCCAGCTGATTCCACGGCCAGCAACGCCGTACTGAGTGTGGCAAACGGTGGAATTCTGACTCTGAGCAACGCTGGATCAAATGTGCTTGAACCGGGACAGCAGTATGTCATTCGTCCCAGAAGCGCCGCCATTAAGCTGGATGTCTCGTCCAGTGAACAGGTGCAAGTCAACTCCGTGGGTAAGGATATTTTTGGTGGGATCTATATGGATCCTGATAATATTCTTGCATCAAATGGCTCCATTGTGCCTTTGTCCAGTATGAGTGGTAGCCGTGTATTCCATGATTCCAATGGCTCCAAAATGGGATTGACTATTCAGGGCGATGACGAAGTCTCACAGAATCTTTTTGAAGTTATGGGCAATCTGGTCGCTTTTGCCGAAACCAATAATCAAACAGGGTGTCAGCAGTCTCTTGCCAATTTGAAAAAGGTGCAGGAGCATGTCATGAATTCTGTTGCGGAGATTGGCGGGCGAGAGAACAGGTTGACGGTCAGCAAGGGGATTTTGGATGGGTTGAAGCTCAATGAGGATTCCTTGATCAGTTCCATCGAAGACGCGGATGTGTCGGAATTGATGACCCAACTGGCCCAGCAGCAGATTGTGTACGAGTCTGTTTTGCGCTCCACATCCATGATTATGCAGCTTAATCTGGGTAAGTTTATCTAG
- the csrA gene encoding carbon storage regulator CsrA: MLILTRRPGESLYLGDNIKLKILSVQGKQIKIGLDVPEDMTVYREEVYLKIKEQNKQALEISQQDLLAAAALWQKKEHKK; this comes from the coding sequence ATGTTGATACTGACCCGGAGACCGGGAGAAAGCCTTTATCTGGGCGATAATATCAAGCTGAAGATCCTGAGTGTTCAGGGAAAGCAGATAAAAATCGGCCTGGATGTACCCGAAGACATGACTGTCTATCGGGAAGAGGTGTATCTTAAGATCAAGGAACAGAACAAGCAGGCGCTGGAGATTAGTCAGCAGGACCTGCTCGCGGCGGCTGCGCTATGGCAAAAGAAAGAACACAAAAAATAA
- the fliW gene encoding flagellar assembly protein FliW — MTRLGEREVSSEGIIYFPRGLVGLEDKREFALLSVKSDDSPFLLLQCITDPGLGLLVADPYSFLDDYDVKIENIDRKALKVDNIRQLAILVTVTIPQAKPEDTTLNLQGPIVINTEARIGLQVPQTEAGYPTHFNPIKG, encoded by the coding sequence ATGACGCGACTGGGCGAGCGAGAAGTCAGCTCCGAAGGTATCATTTATTTCCCCCGGGGACTCGTGGGGCTTGAAGACAAACGCGAGTTTGCACTTTTGAGCGTTAAGAGCGATGACTCTCCTTTTCTGTTGCTGCAGTGCATAACAGATCCGGGACTTGGTCTCCTTGTGGCAGACCCTTATTCATTTCTTGATGATTATGATGTGAAGATTGAAAATATTGACCGTAAGGCTCTCAAAGTCGATAATATCCGTCAATTGGCAATACTGGTAACGGTGACCATTCCACAAGCCAAACCCGAAGACACTACTCTGAACCTTCAGGGGCCGATTGTCATCAACACCGAGGCAAGAATAGGTCTTCAGGTTCCACAGACCGAAGCCGGGTATCCCACGCACTTCAATCCGATTAAGGGCTAA